A genome region from Mesorhizobium sp. B2-1-8 includes the following:
- the rpsT gene encoding 30S ribosomal protein S20 produces MANTSSAKKATRKIARRAAINKNRRSRVRTYVRQVEEALASGDKAAAQAAFKAAEPELMRAATKGVIHKNTASRKVSRLAQRLKVLSA; encoded by the coding sequence ATGGCCAACACATCCTCGGCCAAAAAGGCAACGCGCAAGATCGCTCGCCGCGCAGCGATCAACAAGAACCGCCGCTCGCGCGTCCGCACCTACGTCCGCCAGGTCGAGGAGGCACTCGCCTCGGGCGACAAGGCTGCCGCACAGGCCGCCTTCAAGGCAGCCGAGCCGGAATTGATGCGCGCCGCGACCAAGGGCGTGATCCACAAGAACACGGCCTCACGCAAGGTGTCGCGTCTCGCCCAGCGCCTCAAGGTGCTGTCGGCCTGA